In one Carassius auratus strain Wakin unplaced genomic scaffold, ASM336829v1 scaf_tig00008539, whole genome shotgun sequence genomic region, the following are encoded:
- the LOC113072078 gene encoding melanocortin receptor 3-like, protein MNDSYLQFLKGQKPANSTSLPPNGSTVDPSAGALCEQVQIQAEVFLTLGIVSLLENILVILAVVKNKNLHSPMYFFLCSLAAADMLVSVSNSLETIVIAVLNSRLLVASDHFVRLMDNVFDSMICISLVASICNLLAIAVDRYVTIFYALRYHSIVTVRRALVAIAGIWLVCVVCGIVFIVYSESKTVIVCLITMFFAMLVLMATLYVHMFLLARLHVQRIAALPPAAAAAGNPAPRQRSCMKGAVTISILLGVFVCCWAPFFLHLILLVSCPHHPLCLCYMSHFTMYLVLIMCNSVIDPLIYACRSLEMRKTFKEILCCFGCQPPL, encoded by the coding sequence ATGAACGACTCATACCTGCAGTTTCTTAAAGGGCAGAAACCTGCAAACAGCACGTCTTTGCCTCCTAATGGCAGCACGGTTGATCCTTCAGCAGGAGCGCTGTGCGAGCAGGTTCAGATCCAGGCGGAGGTTTTTCTCACTTTGGGTATTGTGAGTCTTCTGGAGAACATCCTCGTCATCTTGGCCGTGGTCAAAAACAAGAACCTTCACTCACCGATGTATTTTTTCCTGTGCAGCCTGGCTGCTGCGGACATGTTGGTGAGTGTGTCGAACTCCTTGGAGACCATTGTCATTGCTGTACTAAACAGTCGCCTTTTGGTGGCCAGTGACCATTTTGTGCGTTTGATGGACAATGTGTTTGATTCAATGATCTGCATTTCTCTCGTGGCATCAATCTGCAACCTCTTGGCGATCGCTGTCGACCGCTACGTCACGATCTTCTACGCCTTACGCTACCACAGCATAGTGACCGTACGCAGAGCATTGGTGGCCATCGCTGGGATCTGGTTGGTGTGCGTGGTCTGTGGTATCGTCTTCATAGTCTACTCAGAGAGCAAGACGGTGATTGTTTGTCTAATCACAATGTTCTTCGCCATGTTGGTGCTCATGGCCACTCTCTACGTACACATGTTTCTTCTCGCCAGACTTCACGTCCAGAGAATCGCAGCATTACCTCCAGCAGCAGCTGCAGCCGGCAACCCGGCCCCGCGTCAGCGCAGCTGCATGAAGGGAGCTGTGACCATCTCCATCCTCCTCggcgtgtttgtgtgctgctgggCGCCGTTTTTCCTCCACCTCATTCTGCTGGTGTCCTGTCCGCACCATCCGCTCTGCCTCTGCTACATGTCTCATTTCACCATGTACCTGGTCCTCATTATGTGCAACTCTGTGATTGACCCCCTCATCTACGCCTGCCGCAGTCTGGAAATGAGGAAGACCTTTAAGGAGATACTCTGCTGCTTTGGCTGTCAGCCTCCACTTTAG
- the LOC113072104 gene encoding uncharacterized protein LOC113072104 isoform X1: MIRLIMLALSLNIVFGNDELTVFTVGCREDITLHCTFLQNCQNYTSITWYKLNNNSGDRSTMKILKKSESVVQTDKPNDSVSLEKNAALVLRKVTQADSGVYTCLIKAKAGGKNCPNWVRLNISDCVSTPSPVIFEFSTKFINGSWSNISVPLPHVNDYSVLFVLWGCVGLGVSKIILSAISICVSISKCSGFISISSAHFI, encoded by the exons ATGATCCGCTTGATTATGTTGG CGTTGAGCCTTAACATAGTATTTGGCAATGATGAACTCACCGTCTTCACAGTAGGCTGCAGAGAAGACATAACTTTGCACTGTACTTTCCTTCAAAACTGTCAGAACTACACCTCTATTACGTGGTACAAG ttGAACAATAACAGCGGTGACAGATCTACAATGAAAATCCTCAAAAAGTCAGAAAGTGTCGTCCAGACTGACAAACCCAACGATTCTGTGTCACTGGAAAAAAACGCAGCTTTGGTCTTAAGGAAAGTTACTCAAGCTGATTCTGGGGTGTACACGTGTTTAATTAAAGCCAAAGCTGGTGGAAAGAACTGTCCAAATTGGGTTAGACTTAATATCTCAG ATTGTGTGTCAACACCTTCACCCGTCATCTTTGAATTCTCCACCAAGTTTATTAATGGATCATGGTCAAACATCAGCGTCCCATTGCCTCATGTGAATGACTATTCAGTGCTTTTTGTCCTGTGGGGTTGTGTAGGACTCGGTGTGAGTAAAATCATCCTCAGTGCCATTTCCATATGCGTAAGTATTTCTAAATGTAGCGGATTTATCTCCATTTCTTCTGcgcattttatttga
- the LOC113072104 gene encoding uncharacterized protein LOC113072104 isoform X2 yields the protein MIRLIMLALSLNIVFGNDELTVFTVGCREDITLHCTFLQNCQNYTSITWYKLNNNSGDRSTMKILKKSESVVQTDKPNDSVSLEKNAALVLRKVTQADSGVYTCLIKAKAGGKNCPNWVRLNISDCVSTPSPVIFEFSTKFINGSWSNISVPLPHVNDYSVLFVLWGCVGLGVSKIILSAISICVFKKLRKLKRRQT from the exons ATGATCCGCTTGATTATGTTGG CGTTGAGCCTTAACATAGTATTTGGCAATGATGAACTCACCGTCTTCACAGTAGGCTGCAGAGAAGACATAACTTTGCACTGTACTTTCCTTCAAAACTGTCAGAACTACACCTCTATTACGTGGTACAAG ttGAACAATAACAGCGGTGACAGATCTACAATGAAAATCCTCAAAAAGTCAGAAAGTGTCGTCCAGACTGACAAACCCAACGATTCTGTGTCACTGGAAAAAAACGCAGCTTTGGTCTTAAGGAAAGTTACTCAAGCTGATTCTGGGGTGTACACGTGTTTAATTAAAGCCAAAGCTGGTGGAAAGAACTGTCCAAATTGGGTTAGACTTAATATCTCAG ATTGTGTGTCAACACCTTCACCCGTCATCTTTGAATTCTCCACCAAGTTTATTAATGGATCATGGTCAAACATCAGCGTCCCATTGCCTCATGTGAATGACTATTCAGTGCTTTTTGTCCTGTGGGGTTGTGTAGGACTCGGTGTGAGTAAAATCATCCTCAGTGCCATTTCCATATGC GTTTTCAAGAAACTCAGAAAACTTAAAAGAAGACAGACTTGA